One Spinacia oleracea cultivar Varoflay chromosome 4, BTI_SOV_V1, whole genome shotgun sequence DNA segment encodes these proteins:
- the LOC130472209 gene encoding protein PELPK1, with the protein MVSRLFLVCVMLIACMMSSATLCVAARGLLGGPMIPTVLPTLPAIPSVLPKLPELPSALPKLPLVPGVPQLPKPTMPKLSKPKRNLLQLPTLPLPTVPQLPLVPQLPVPLPTGPQVPGVPAVPQLPAVPQLPGIPKLPVPEVPGIPKLPVPEVPGIPKLPVPGVPGIPSIP; encoded by the coding sequence ATGGTTTCTCGTTTGTTTCTCGTATGTGTGATGCTCATTGCTTGTATGATGAGTAGTGCAACACTCTGTGTGGCAGCTCGCGGTCTCCTTGGAGGACCCATGATTCCTACCGTATTACCCACACTTCCTGCCATTCCATCAGTTCTGCCCAAACTTCCAGAGCTTCCATCGGCTCTGCCTAAACTTCCATTGGTTCCTGGCGTACCCCAACTTCCCAAGCCTACAATGCCTAAACTCTCAAAGCCAAAGCGTAACTTACTTCAGCTTCCTACTCTCCCATTGCCTACAGTACCCCAGCTTCCACTAGTACCCCAACTTCCAGTTCCTCTACCCACAGGCCCCCAAGTTCCAGGGGTTCCTGCAGTCCCCCAACTTCCTGCAGTCCCCCAACTTCCAGGGATTCCTAAACTACCAGTGCCCGAAGTTCCTGGGATCCCTAAACTACCAGTGCCCGAAGTTCCAGGGATTCCTAAACTGCCGGTTCCCGGAGTTCCAGGGATTCCTTCAATTCCCTAA